One segment of Gemmatimonadota bacterium DNA contains the following:
- the pyrH gene encoding UMP kinase, whose product MDGQPLKYQRVLLKLSGEALAGDKGFGIDPPVVDQLTEEVMELHGMGVALGLVIGGGNIVRGSQASERGMDRVSADYMGMLATIINALALQDLLERKGVDTRVLTAIRMDQLAEPYIRRRALRHLEKQRVVIFAGGTGNPYFSTDTAAVLRAIEMNADVVIKATKVRGVYTADPAKDPSAEFIPTISFQEVVQRELAVMDAPAVSLCKENGLPIIVLDLDDRGAVGRAVRGQRIGTLVS is encoded by the coding sequence ATGGACGGTCAGCCTCTGAAGTACCAGCGGGTGCTCCTCAAGCTCTCGGGCGAGGCGCTGGCCGGAGACAAGGGCTTCGGCATCGACCCGCCGGTCGTGGACCAGCTCACCGAAGAGGTGATGGAGCTGCACGGGATGGGCGTCGCCCTCGGCCTCGTGATCGGGGGCGGCAACATCGTGCGGGGCTCCCAGGCGTCCGAGCGCGGCATGGACCGTGTATCGGCCGACTACATGGGCATGCTGGCCACCATCATCAACGCCCTCGCCCTCCAGGACCTCCTCGAGCGCAAGGGCGTCGACACCCGGGTCCTGACCGCCATCCGGATGGATCAGCTCGCCGAGCCGTACATCCGGCGGCGGGCGCTGCGCCATCTGGAGAAGCAGCGCGTGGTGATCTTCGCCGGCGGGACCGGGAATCCCTATTTTTCGACGGACACCGCAGCGGTGCTGCGCGCCATCGAGATGAACGCGGACGTGGTCATCAAGGCCACGAAGGTCCGGGGCGTCTATACCGCCGACCCGGCCAAGGACCCGAGCGCCGAGTTCATCCCGACCATCTCCTTCCAGGAGGTGGTGCAGCGCGAGCTTGCCGTGATGGACGCACCGGCGGTGTCGCTCTGCAAGGAGAACGGGCTTCCGATCATCGTCCTGGACCTCGACGACCGTGGCGCCGTCGGCCGCGCTGTCCGAGGCCAGCGGATCGGTACCCTGGTGTCGTGA
- the tsf gene encoding translation elongation factor Ts — protein sequence MTTMQISAQDVKALRDRTGAGMMECKKALAETNGDIEAAIDLLRAKGAAKAAKRADKAANEGTIGSYIHFDNRTAVIVEVNCETDFVANTDDFKALAKDLATHIAAANPLSVSSDDLPADLVERERQVYLEQVKAEGKPPQVQEKIVEGKIRKFFEANALMSQPFVKDPDKTIEQLITEVSAKTGEKIEVARFARFQVGSR from the coding sequence ATGACGACGATGCAGATCTCCGCGCAGGACGTGAAGGCTCTCCGGGACCGCACCGGAGCGGGGATGATGGAGTGCAAGAAGGCGTTGGCCGAGACCAACGGGGACATCGAGGCCGCCATCGACCTGCTGCGCGCGAAGGGCGCGGCCAAGGCCGCCAAGCGCGCCGACAAGGCCGCCAACGAGGGCACGATCGGATCCTACATCCACTTCGACAATCGCACCGCGGTGATCGTCGAGGTGAACTGCGAGACCGACTTCGTGGCCAACACGGATGACTTCAAGGCCCTGGCCAAGGATCTCGCCACGCACATCGCGGCGGCCAACCCGCTCTCGGTGAGCAGCGACGACCTCCCCGCCGACCTCGTCGAGCGGGAGCGCCAGGTCTACCTCGAGCAGGTCAAGGCCGAGGGCAAGCCGCCCCAGGTGCAGGAGAAGATCGTCGAGGGCAAGATCCGCAAGTTCTTCGAAGCCAACGCCTTGATGAGCCAGCCCTTCGTGAAGGATCCGGACAAGACCATCGAGCAGCTCATCACGGAGGTCTCCGCCAAGACCGGCGAGAAGATCGAGGTGGCCCGCTTCGCACGCTTCCAGGTCGGCTCGCGCTGA
- the frr gene encoding ribosome recycling factor: MQDTLDALRREFATVRTGKATPALLDTVRVDAYGAKMPVNQVATVSTPDATMLVLTPFDRSIIGAIEKAIQSADLGLNPANDGTVIRIPIPPLNEERRREFVKLLHKMAEEGRVSIRHARHKANDEVKNRLKEHEIGEDEAHRTLDQIQKLTDDHVRQVDELLAHKEKEIMQV, translated from the coding sequence ATGCAGGACACGCTCGACGCGCTGCGTCGGGAGTTCGCCACCGTCCGCACGGGCAAGGCCACGCCCGCGCTGCTCGACACCGTGCGGGTGGACGCGTACGGAGCCAAGATGCCCGTGAACCAGGTGGCGACGGTGTCGACGCCCGACGCCACCATGCTGGTGCTGACGCCGTTCGACCGCTCGATCATCGGTGCGATCGAGAAGGCCATCCAGTCGGCCGATCTGGGCCTGAACCCGGCCAACGACGGCACCGTCATCCGCATTCCCATCCCGCCCCTCAACGAGGAGCGGCGCAGGGAGTTCGTGAAGCTGCTGCACAAGATGGCCGAAGAAGGTCGGGTCTCGATCCGGCACGCGCGCCACAAGGCGAACGACGAGGTCAAGAACCGCCTCAAGGAACACGAGATCGGCGAGGACGAGGCGCATCGCACGCTCGACCAGATCCAGAAGCTGACGGACGACCACGTCCGCCAGGTGGACGAGCTGCTGGCGCATAAGGAGAAGGAGATCATGCAGGTCTGA